The Oscarella lobularis chromosome 12, ooOscLobu1.1, whole genome shotgun sequence genome window below encodes:
- the LOC136194060 gene encoding uncharacterized protein, whose product MTDIRDRVIGSICKGASTKIIKIFAEENIDTIEDVAELTVDDLKDMGIAAIQAKKIVKMCEQVKLKIALDNRDNAVGFVRVPRAYKLSDVREQINRDELPVPSRFAFTEDGTTVTRRQEENWDVETYLSPENNGICVIRTVKEQTDIEEGRYSTETEEETRAMLKDRQPCCNELTKTWGEENLTKTVDIIGDDLSERVTSLRSWAAVATAAPPPPAAADYTVEIAGQTQVYIGNLVTTINNKKTRFSDDELKLDYVYQFGQVKDYNRPVDHYAFVAFAYHESAEACVEELNNRVIGSFKLVCRYAAQHRSHPNDDRIHRPAPGKVLLTDLPDGARPKDVLRCFRAIPVANVVIRSSQRLCLLMFESDQNAEKAARRDIRIRNTTVNARLLNSAATRTNSFDCLNKQKSIEVRLREIIDPFLNGSTGLTTVQLLLREIVQSSADLHILCTLIMKESIHQPDKGLSLCKTVTNIKFVSLPSHDVTKMLQRAFREETEGMLGNITKQFAVYGHTKTRETQIRTFLSFLISLQQIDVVTSSQILECAERLLESAPFGAALYGRSIAEALLPSAQKLKRDAPDRYDKLISQLLSSSKAYAYY is encoded by the exons ATGACGGACATAAGGGATCGGGTCATCGGGTCGATCTGCAAAGGAGCTTCGacaaaaataatcaaaattttcgccgaagaaaacATCGATACAATagaagacgtcgccgagCTTACAGTCGACGATCTCAAAGACATGGGCATAGCAGCAATTcaagcgaaaaaaatcgttaaaATGTGCGAACAAGTCAAACTAAAAATCGCGCTCGACAATCGGGACAACGCCGTGGGATTCGTTCGCGTGCCGCGCGCGTATAAACTGAGCGACGTGCGCGAGCAAATCAACCGCGACGAATTGCCCGTGCCTAGTCGTTTCGCTTTCACCGAAGACGGAACAACGGTAACGCGTAGGCAGGAAGAGAACTGGGACGTGGAAACGTATCTATCGCCGGAAAACAACGGCATCTGCGTCATACGTACAGTGAAAGAACAAACAGATATTGAAGAAGGAAGATACTCTACTGAAACCGAGGAAGAAACGCGGGCTATGTTAAAAGATAGACAACCGTGTTGTAACGAGCTTACTAAAACCTGGGGCGAGGAAAACCTAACTAAAACCGTTGACATAATCGGAGATGATCTATCGGAGAGGGTCACGTCACTGCGCAGTTGGGCCGCAGTGGCCACCGCGGCGCCACCACCACCCGCGGCCGCGGACTACACTGTCGAAATTGCAGGTCAAACCCAAGTCTACATCGGTAATCTCGTCACCACAATCAATAACAAGAAAACGAGGTTCAGTGACGATGAACTCAAGCTCGACTACGTCTACCAATTCGGCCAGGTTAAGGACTATAATCGACCCGTCGATCACtacgcgttcgtcgccttcgcttATCACGAGTCAGCCGAAGCGTGCGTCGAGGAACTTAACAATCGCGTTATAGGGTCATTTAAGTTGGTCTGTCGTTACGCTGCCCAACATCGGTCTCATCCcaacgacgatcgaattcATCGACCAGCCCCGGGTAAAGTGTTACTCACCGATTTGCCGGATGGCGCGCGACCCAAAGACGTTCTGCGCTGTTTTCGCGCGATACCCGTTGCCAATGTCGTCATACGGTCTTCGCAACGACTTTGCCTACTCATGTTCGAGTCGGATCAGAACGCCGAGAAAGCGGCGAGAAGAGATATAAGAATTCGGAATACGACTGTTAATGCTCGCTTACTgaattcggcggcgacgagaacgaattcGTTTGACTGCCTCAACAAGCAGAAG AGCATAGAAGTGCGGCTACGCGAAATAATTGACCCGTTTCTAAACGGATCGACTGGGCTGACTACAGTTCAGCTGCTACTCCGCGAAATAGTGCAAAGTAGCGCTGATCTCCACATACTATGCACGCTAATCATGAAAGAG AGTATTCATCAGCCTGACAAAGGTCTAAGTCTCTGCAAGACTGTCACCAATATAAAA TTCGTCTCTCTGCCCTCGCACGACGTAACCAAGATGCTACAAAGAGCATTTAGAGAAGAGACGGAGGGAATGCTTGGAAACATAACCAAACAATTCGCG GTTTACGGACACacgaaaacgagagaaaCTCAGATTCGAACGTTTCTATCATTTCTCATCTCCCTCCAGCAAATCGAC GTTGTAACGAGCTCGCAAATCTTAGAATGCGCCGAAAGATTACTAGAATCGGCGCCATTCGGCGCGGCTCTCTACGGACGCTCGATCGCCGAAGCGCTTTTACCGTCAGCGCAAAAACTCAAGCGAGACGCTCCG GATCGTTACGACAAACTCATAAGCCAACTCCTATCATCATCTAAGGCTTATGCTTATTATTAA